One window of the Chryseotalea sp. WA131a genome contains the following:
- a CDS encoding metallophosphoesterase, whose amino-acid sequence MQKTSAVLLIFLASCISFLSSAQNKTIAFVSDTQKPMWIEDVFLKSNQNEKATSLIFQSMIEKKPTAIYILGDVVSLGYKEKKWKKLDQYLEQCRVKGIEVNALLGNHDVMTKPKKGEQTFQKRFPNHQRLGYVSVTDSIAIVLLNSNFKKLTSTEVAAQNQWLEKTLTALDHDDSILMVIVSCHHSPYTNSKIVRSSKEVHDNFVPPYLESKKSTLFLTGHSHNFEHFKKQGKDFMVIGGGGGIHQPTRPSTPSMDDMAKNYKPMFHYLLMERVGSNILMHSYFLSSDFKEFNVGYTVELSAKK is encoded by the coding sequence ATGCAAAAAACCAGCGCAGTACTTTTGATCTTTTTGGCAAGTTGTATCTCGTTTCTTAGTAGCGCTCAAAATAAAACCATTGCGTTTGTGAGCGACACGCAAAAGCCCATGTGGATCGAAGATGTATTTTTAAAATCGAACCAAAACGAAAAAGCGACTTCGCTAATCTTTCAATCAATGATCGAAAAGAAGCCAACCGCTATTTATATTTTGGGTGATGTGGTTTCGTTGGGCTACAAGGAAAAAAAATGGAAAAAGTTAGATCAATATCTGGAGCAGTGCAGAGTCAAGGGCATTGAGGTAAATGCTCTTTTGGGAAATCATGATGTGATGACGAAACCAAAAAAAGGTGAACAGACATTTCAAAAGCGGTTTCCGAACCACCAACGTTTAGGCTATGTATCGGTTACAGATTCCATTGCTATTGTATTGTTGAACTCGAATTTCAAAAAGTTAACCTCTACTGAAGTGGCCGCTCAAAACCAATGGCTTGAAAAAACACTTACTGCCCTCGACCACGATGATTCTATACTAATGGTGATCGTTAGCTGCCACCACTCACCTTATACCAATAGCAAGATTGTCAGGTCATCAAAAGAAGTTCATGATAATTTCGTTCCTCCTTATTTGGAATCAAAAAAAAGTACTCTCTTCCTCACTGGCCATTCGCATAACTTTGAACACTTCAAAAAGCAGGGAAAAGATTTTATGGTAATCGGTGGCGGTGGCGGCATTCACCAGCCTACGCGACCCTCTACTCCTAGCATGGATGACATGGCAAAAAACTATAAGCCCATGTTCCATTATTTGCTAATGGAGAGAGTCGGTAGTAATATCTTGATGCATTCTTATTTTCTTTCTAGTGATTTCAAAGAATTCAATGTCGGTTATACTGTTGAACTAAGTGCCAAGAAATAA
- a CDS encoding lipid-binding protein produces the protein MKYFIFFSLIIYWDSTAQGNCKLQTDKDSIKVYTCPVKESKYKAIKVEFPLTATYSQAVAMILDIDRLHRWQYKTVSAKLLKQINEKELIYHTEVQTPSVTNNRDFVIDLSIEQIASTKELVVKAISKPDYIPTKKKVVRVPFSEAIWHIKSVGKNKLWVVYEIKIDFGGEVPAWVVNMAAPLAPYETFKAMRAEIVDYRNKKVSFIVD, from the coding sequence ATGAAATATTTTATATTCTTTTCTCTCATTATTTATTGGGATAGTACCGCGCAGGGAAATTGCAAATTGCAAACCGACAAGGACAGTATCAAAGTTTATACTTGCCCAGTTAAGGAATCAAAATACAAAGCCATAAAAGTAGAGTTTCCTTTAACCGCTACTTATTCGCAAGCAGTAGCTATGATACTGGATATTGACCGATTGCATCGCTGGCAATACAAAACCGTAAGTGCAAAACTATTGAAACAAATTAACGAAAAAGAACTGATCTATCACACCGAAGTGCAAACACCATCGGTAACCAACAATCGTGATTTTGTAATCGACTTATCCATCGAACAAATTGCGAGCACAAAAGAGTTGGTAGTGAAAGCTATTAGCAAACCTGACTATATTCCCACCAAGAAAAAAGTGGTTCGCGTGCCTTTCTCAGAAGCGATTTGGCACATTAAATCCGTTGGCAAGAATAAGTTGTGGGTAGTGTATGAAATCAAAATTGACTTTGGTGGTGAAGTGCCAGCGTGGGTGGTGAACATGGCCGCACCGTTAGCACCTTATGAAACATTCAAAGCCATGCGCGCTGAAATCGTTGACTACCGAAACAAAAAGGTTAGTTTTATTGTAGATTGA
- a CDS encoding DUF2132 domain-containing protein, with product MKEEQPNNPLHGKTLEMILRHLVEMYGWEDLGELIRINCFRYDPSIKSSLAFLRKTEWARKKVEELYLNSLR from the coding sequence ATGAAAGAAGAGCAACCTAACAACCCGCTACACGGAAAAACCCTTGAGATGATTTTACGTCATTTGGTGGAAATGTATGGCTGGGAAGATTTGGGCGAACTAATCCGCATCAATTGCTTTCGCTATGACCCCAGTATCAAATCGAGTTTGGCATTCTTACGGAAAACAGAGTGGGCCAGAAAAAAAGTTGAAGAATTGTATCTTAACTCGTTGCGATAG
- a CDS encoding HAD family hydrolase has protein sequence MSLKNIKVVAFDADDTLWHNESYFQEVEHKFCALLEEYLPQHTVERELLKTEIDNISLYGYGIKAFMLSMIETAIRISDSTIRVTVIERIIELGKEMLDKPIEKLEGVDEVLLSLKGKYRLVVATKGDLLDQERKLKKSGLEHYFHHTEIMSEKAEADYVKLIKHLDIQPSEFLMVGNSLKSDVLPVISIGGHGFHVPYHITWGHEKIEKTIEHRNFKEFKKLTEILEYL, from the coding sequence ATGAGTTTAAAAAATATAAAAGTTGTTGCCTTTGATGCAGATGACACACTCTGGCACAATGAATCTTATTTTCAAGAAGTAGAACATAAATTTTGCGCTTTGCTTGAAGAATACCTTCCGCAGCACACGGTAGAGCGCGAGTTGTTGAAGACGGAGATTGATAACATTTCCTTGTATGGCTATGGCATCAAGGCCTTTATGCTCTCCATGATTGAAACGGCTATTCGCATTTCGGATAGTACCATTCGCGTAACGGTGATTGAAAGAATTATTGAATTGGGAAAAGAAATGCTTGACAAGCCAATTGAAAAGTTGGAAGGCGTTGATGAAGTATTGCTTTCATTAAAAGGAAAATACAGATTGGTGGTAGCCACCAAGGGCGACCTGCTCGACCAAGAACGTAAACTGAAAAAATCCGGACTGGAGCATTATTTTCATCACACCGAAATTATGTCAGAGAAGGCAGAAGCAGATTATGTAAAATTGATTAAGCATCTGGATATTCAGCCTTCGGAGTTTTTAATGGTTGGCAATTCGCTGAAGTCAGATGTGCTGCCCGTCATTTCCATTGGTGGTCATGGCTTTCATGTTCCCTATCACATCACATGGGGGCACGAAAAGATTGAAAAGACAATTGAGCATCGTAATTTTAAGGAGTTTAAGAAGTTGACAGAGATTTTGGAATATTTATAG
- a CDS encoding nitronate monooxygenase codes for MKKIKMTIDKILGIRYPIIVAPMFLISNTKMIRAALANGVSAAFPALNYRTDAELRAAMEDIRKFSDKPYGVNLIVNKSNPKYKGQLSVLLEMKPAYIITSLGSPQEVIEKCKPLGIKVFCDVVDLAYAKKVESLGADAVIAVNSRAGGHAGNISPQDLIKQLKENCGLPIISAGGVAHGKDVKQALDWGAAGVSVGTIFIACDEAPISQEYKQAMVDYGEKDIVRTTKLSGSALTVINTPYVQQLGTKANWLEWILNNNKTLKKYAKMIIAFKGMKAVEKAAFGATYKTVWCAGPAIEHVLSIRPMAEIVQTLTKEFEEAMGVVGR; via the coding sequence ATAAAAAAAATCAAAATGACAATCGACAAAATTTTAGGCATTCGCTACCCCATCATTGTAGCGCCCATGTTTTTGATCAGCAACACCAAAATGATAAGGGCTGCACTGGCCAATGGTGTGTCGGCTGCGTTTCCTGCGCTTAATTATCGTACCGATGCAGAGCTTCGGGCTGCGATGGAGGATATTAGGAAGTTTTCAGACAAACCTTATGGTGTTAATTTAATTGTTAACAAATCGAACCCGAAATACAAAGGACAGCTGTCCGTTCTCTTGGAAATGAAGCCTGCCTATATCATCACTTCGTTGGGCAGTCCGCAAGAGGTGATTGAAAAATGCAAGCCACTCGGCATTAAGGTTTTTTGTGATGTGGTGGATTTGGCCTATGCTAAAAAAGTCGAGTCGCTTGGTGCAGATGCGGTCATTGCAGTAAACTCCCGCGCAGGTGGTCATGCTGGAAATATTTCTCCGCAAGATTTAATCAAGCAATTGAAAGAAAATTGTGGCTTGCCTATTATTTCTGCAGGTGGTGTGGCGCATGGCAAAGATGTGAAGCAAGCATTGGATTGGGGCGCGGCAGGTGTTTCGGTAGGTACGATTTTTATTGCGTGCGATGAGGCACCGATTTCGCAAGAATACAAACAAGCGATGGTCGACTATGGAGAGAAAGATATTGTTCGCACAACCAAGCTTTCGGGTTCAGCACTCACCGTTATCAATACTCCCTATGTTCAACAACTGGGCACAAAGGCCAATTGGCTGGAGTGGATATTGAACAACAACAAGACATTGAAGAAGTATGCAAAAATGATTATTGCCTTTAAGGGTATGAAGGCGGTGGAGAAAGCGGCCTTTGGCGCCACGTACAAAACCGTCTGGTGTGCTGGCCCTGCCATTGAACATGTACTTAGCATTCGCCCCATGGCGGAGATAGTGCAGACGCTGACGAAGGAGTTTGAAGAGGCGATGGGTGTTGTTGGTAGGTAG
- a CDS encoding S1/P1 nuclease → MKKIALLFLALCFINVSSLAWGVTGHRASGLIAERYLTAKAKKKIKKLLGQQSLAMVSTWMDEIRSDSTYNYTADWHWVTVETGKTYEESPKNPNGDVIMTIERLVAELKSDKLDEKRQAEYLKMLVHLVGDIHQPLHVGCCDDRGGNSVKVKWARNETNLHSVWDSSIIDETKLSYTELADALGQPDKATVAQWQKATVRDWARESMSYRKQVYAIGDGNLGYKYSFKNLDTVENRLLQAGIRLAGVLNEVFK, encoded by the coding sequence ATGAAAAAAATTGCCCTTTTGTTTTTAGCTCTATGCTTTATAAACGTATCTTCTCTCGCTTGGGGCGTTACCGGCCACCGGGCTTCCGGTTTGATTGCCGAGCGCTACCTAACCGCTAAAGCTAAAAAGAAAATCAAAAAATTGTTGGGTCAGCAATCGCTTGCAATGGTGAGTACGTGGATGGATGAAATTCGCTCGGACTCTACCTACAACTACACGGCCGATTGGCATTGGGTAACGGTTGAAACAGGCAAGACCTATGAAGAGTCGCCCAAAAATCCGAATGGCGATGTGATCATGACTATCGAGCGATTGGTGGCGGAACTAAAGTCTGATAAACTAGATGAGAAGAGACAAGCTGAATATTTAAAGATGTTGGTGCATTTGGTTGGCGATATCCACCAGCCATTACACGTAGGCTGTTGTGACGACCGGGGTGGCAACAGCGTAAAAGTAAAATGGGCAAGAAACGAAACCAATCTGCACAGTGTGTGGGACAGCAGCATAATTGATGAAACTAAATTGAGTTACACGGAGTTGGCGGATGCATTGGGTCAGCCTGATAAGGCGACAGTGGCCCAATGGCAAAAAGCAACCGTACGCGATTGGGCGCGCGAGTCAATGAGCTATCGAAAGCAAGTGTATGCCATTGGTGATGGCAATTTAGGTTATAAGTATTCTTTCAAAAATTTAGATACCGTGGAGAATCGATTGTTGCAAGCGGGCATACGATTGGCAGGGGTGTTAAATGAGGTTTTTAAGTAA
- a CDS encoding universal stress protein, with protein MKKILVPTDFSKTSLTALDVAFDIAKKSGASIFLLNVVEEAGKDSTRITGEWQKADWEEKLFIYKLLERAENQLTKVVQDAKYDAVKMIGELRLGNPFHGMNSIIAEQKVDLVVMGTRGVTNLETMLIGTNTERVVRNSSCPILTVHKKPASTDFKNIVYATAMSKDEEIFSRIVKKTQRYYDSTIHLVRVNTPGDFQRDKIVKDYMFKFAKSLQLKNYTINVYNDLTEEEGIQYFADSIDADMIAMATHGRTGFAHVLAGSIAESVVKMASRPVLTYVVKK; from the coding sequence ATGAAGAAAATACTTGTTCCTACCGATTTTTCTAAAACCTCGCTTACAGCGTTAGATGTAGCTTTTGACATTGCAAAAAAATCTGGCGCGAGCATTTTCCTGCTCAATGTTGTGGAAGAAGCAGGAAAAGATTCTACCCGCATCACAGGAGAATGGCAGAAAGCAGACTGGGAAGAAAAACTATTCATTTATAAGTTGTTGGAAAGAGCCGAAAACCAGTTAACTAAGGTAGTTCAAGACGCCAAGTATGATGCAGTGAAGATGATTGGCGAGCTGCGTTTGGGAAATCCTTTCCACGGTATGAACTCCATTATTGCTGAACAGAAGGTAGACTTAGTGGTGATGGGCACACGCGGGGTAACCAATTTAGAGACGATGTTGATTGGCACTAATACGGAGCGAGTAGTTCGTAACTCAAGTTGCCCAATTTTAACGGTGCACAAAAAACCTGCTTCTACTGATTTTAAAAATATCGTGTACGCCACTGCCATGTCAAAAGACGAGGAGATATTTTCGCGTATTGTAAAGAAAACTCAACGATACTATGACTCTACTATCCATTTAGTGCGTGTAAATACACCCGGAGATTTTCAGCGCGATAAAATAGTGAAAGACTATATGTTCAAATTCGCCAAATCGTTGCAGTTGAAGAATTATACCATTAATGTGTACAACGACCTTACAGAGGAAGAAGGCATTCAATATTTCGCTGACTCCATTGATGCTGATATGATTGCCATGGCCACCCATGGCCGAACAGGCTTTGCGCACGTACTTGCTGGCAGCATTGCAGAAAGTGTGGTAAAAATGGCCAGCCGGCCTGTGCTTACGTATGTGGTGAAGAAATAG
- a CDS encoding sulfite exporter TauE/SafE family protein yields MVWTALVLGVVGSLHCAGMCSPLLAAVSGQNPFAITKVIYNSARILAYGSMGMVAATVGSVAGLSDYQFYLSVGLGALLLFAGIGQWHLSVPFLQRPFQFFSNRLKSVFNKFLKQGGAGAIFVLGLANGFLPCGLTYLALTYCFILPNFYDGFFFMVMFGLGTWPVMFGFSYTIQLMVKKINLKVSNVTALAFVFSGMLLMGHAFLTHHHQSSLTTQKVEAIDCK; encoded by the coding sequence ATGGTTTGGACAGCACTCGTGTTGGGGGTAGTGGGCAGCCTGCATTGTGCAGGTATGTGCAGTCCACTATTGGCTGCTGTGTCTGGGCAGAATCCTTTCGCCATTACAAAAGTAATTTACAATAGTGCCCGTATTCTTGCCTATGGAAGTATGGGTATGGTGGCCGCCACTGTGGGTAGTGTGGCGGGGCTTTCAGATTATCAATTTTATCTATCGGTTGGGTTGGGTGCGCTGTTATTGTTCGCAGGCATAGGGCAGTGGCATCTTTCAGTACCATTTTTACAAAGACCGTTTCAATTCTTTTCGAATAGGCTAAAATCTGTTTTTAACAAATTTTTGAAACAAGGAGGAGCGGGGGCTATTTTTGTTTTGGGATTAGCCAATGGCTTCTTGCCCTGCGGGCTTACCTACTTGGCACTTACTTATTGCTTTATTTTGCCAAATTTTTACGATGGTTTTTTCTTTATGGTCATGTTTGGGCTGGGCACCTGGCCAGTAATGTTTGGCTTTAGTTACACCATTCAATTGATGGTGAAGAAGATAAACCTTAAGGTAAGCAATGTTACTGCTTTGGCATTCGTCTTTTCTGGCATGTTGTTGATGGGGCACGCTTTTCTTACCCACCATCACCAAAGTAGCCTCACTACTCAAAAAGTAGAGGCGATCGATTGCAAATAG
- a CDS encoding FixH family protein codes for MKYIVFSFVAFALFIGTLVTICVNQNISLVSATYYEDDLQYEKKQTRRQNADQLEVLPAVSLADHQLNIMYEQMPSVESGLIKLTRPSDSDLDQAFVFDKQLGTHHSFNLAHTKKGLYRISISWKMSDKEYLVEKTIVL; via the coding sequence ATGAAATATATCGTTTTTTCTTTTGTGGCCTTCGCACTATTTATCGGAACGTTGGTCACCATTTGTGTGAATCAAAACATATCGCTGGTGTCTGCCACGTATTATGAAGACGATTTGCAGTACGAAAAAAAACAAACCCGCAGACAAAATGCCGATCAACTAGAGGTATTGCCTGCGGTATCGTTGGCGGATCATCAATTGAACATTATGTATGAACAAATGCCGAGTGTTGAAAGCGGTTTGATCAAACTCACCCGCCCATCGGATAGCGATTTGGATCAAGCTTTTGTATTTGATAAACAATTGGGCACCCATCATTCGTTTAACTTGGCACACACGAAGAAAGGTTTATACCGGATCAGCATTTCGTGGAAGATGAGCGACAAGGAATACTTGGTTGAAAAAACAATTGTATTGTAA
- the ccoG gene encoding cytochrome c oxidase accessory protein CcoG produces the protein MADSNFYLYDEEFRDSLATVDAHGKRVWVYAKKPRGSFHTQRVIVSFLLLAIFFAGPFITWHGKPLMLFNIFERKFILFGQIFWPQDFFLLAITLITFFVFVILFTVVFGRIWCGWACPQTLFMEMVFRKIEYWIEGDANQQRRLNNLPWTLGKIFKKAVKQFIFLLISVLIAHVAMSYLIGIEEVKKIVLQPPADHLAGFIGLVVFTFIFYGVFAWFREQACTVVCPYGRLQSVLLVKNSIVVAYDWLRGEPRGKLKKDQRKITEKQGDCIDCKLCVHVCPTGIDIRNGTQLECVNCTACIDACDEVMVKIEKPKGLIRYSSFNAIQQGKQKLITPRVIGYSVVLTALIIVLGYFIFTRADIETTILKVPGTLYTKTDDGLITNLYSIEFVNKTLEDVPLTLKVELPANAVLTKIGDPNIEVPKESLLKGMIMVKLPEQSLSGLKTTVVIGIYQNGKKIQSAKAKFIGPISTKTTNL, from the coding sequence ATGGCCGATAGCAATTTTTATTTATATGACGAAGAGTTTCGCGATAGCCTCGCAACCGTAGATGCACATGGTAAGCGCGTATGGGTGTACGCAAAAAAACCTCGAGGTTCGTTTCATACACAGCGCGTAATCGTAAGTTTTTTGTTGTTGGCCATTTTTTTTGCGGGGCCTTTCATCACATGGCATGGAAAGCCATTAATGCTTTTCAATATTTTCGAACGCAAGTTCATTTTGTTTGGACAAATATTTTGGCCACAAGATTTTTTCCTATTGGCCATCACGCTCATTACCTTTTTTGTATTTGTGATTTTGTTTACGGTGGTGTTTGGCCGTATTTGGTGCGGCTGGGCTTGCCCCCAAACGTTGTTTATGGAAATGGTATTTAGGAAAATAGAGTATTGGATTGAAGGGGATGCCAACCAGCAAAGAAGACTCAACAACTTACCGTGGACTCTCGGTAAGATTTTCAAAAAGGCAGTCAAACAATTTATTTTTCTGCTGATTTCGGTGCTGATCGCTCACGTGGCCATGTCGTACCTAATCGGAATTGAGGAGGTGAAGAAAATTGTGTTACAACCACCTGCGGATCACTTAGCTGGTTTTATTGGATTGGTTGTTTTTACATTTATATTTTATGGAGTGTTTGCCTGGTTTCGTGAGCAAGCATGCACGGTGGTGTGCCCCTATGGTCGATTGCAAAGTGTGCTGCTAGTCAAAAATTCTATTGTGGTTGCTTACGATTGGCTGCGCGGTGAGCCGCGCGGCAAGCTGAAAAAAGACCAGCGAAAAATCACCGAAAAGCAAGGAGATTGCATCGATTGCAAATTATGTGTTCATGTTTGTCCAACGGGCATTGACATTCGCAATGGCACCCAACTAGAATGTGTGAATTGTACCGCTTGCATTGATGCATGCGATGAGGTAATGGTTAAAATAGAAAAACCAAAAGGACTGATTCGCTATTCTTCCTTCAATGCTATTCAGCAAGGCAAACAAAAATTGATAACACCACGCGTCATTGGTTATTCGGTGGTGCTTACGGCATTGATTATTGTGTTGGGGTACTTCATTTTCACGCGAGCTGATATTGAGACTACAATTTTGAAAGTGCCGGGTACACTGTACACCAAAACGGATGATGGGTTGATTACCAATTTATATTCCATCGAATTTGTTAACAAAACATTAGAAGATGTACCCCTTACCCTGAAAGTAGAATTACCCGCCAATGCAGTGCTTACCAAAATTGGAGACCCTAACATAGAAGTGCCAAAAGAAAGTTTGTTGAAAGGTATGATTATGGTGAAACTGCCGGAGCAATCCCTCAGCGGTCTAAAAACAACGGTCGTAATAGGAATCTATCAAAACGGAAAAAAAATTCAATCAGCGAAAGCAAAATTTATAGGCCCTATATCTACCAAAACAACTAACTTATGA
- a CDS encoding c-type cytochrome yields MKYFFIIPLMLLGSITRLFAQSVAEASTSIWDDPLLTFYVVVGFIFMLAILVLLVAVYMLRVLNYMNQQAAQERAERLGIPYVPEPTFWEKLWQQSNDFVPVEKEASITLDHNYDGIKELDNHLPPWWTGLFLGTIAFAIVYLLFYHVFNTLPSQQAEYDTEVAIAQEQLKKLQAANPVAAIDETNLEATTDALALAEGKQIFLNTCASCHRKDGGGDIGPNLTDDYWKHGGTIKDIFKTVRHGVQGTNMIAWEGVISPEKMKNVSSYVLTLRGTNPANPKKPEGDLVKPETKPEVKADTVKTQASL; encoded by the coding sequence ATGAAATACTTTTTCATTATACCTTTGATGTTGTTGGGTTCAATCACCCGTTTGTTTGCTCAGTCCGTAGCGGAAGCTAGCACCAGCATTTGGGACGACCCCCTGCTCACCTTTTATGTAGTGGTGGGTTTCATTTTCATGTTGGCGATACTCGTGCTATTGGTAGCCGTATACATGCTACGCGTGTTGAATTACATGAACCAGCAAGCGGCTCAAGAGCGAGCGGAGCGGCTCGGCATTCCGTATGTCCCAGAACCTACCTTCTGGGAAAAACTATGGCAACAGTCAAACGACTTTGTGCCGGTAGAGAAAGAAGCTTCGATTACGCTTGATCACAATTACGATGGCATCAAAGAATTGGACAATCATTTACCGCCATGGTGGACAGGTCTTTTTTTGGGCACTATTGCATTCGCAATTGTATACTTATTGTTTTATCACGTTTTTAATACACTGCCTTCGCAGCAAGCAGAATACGATACTGAAGTGGCCATTGCCCAAGAGCAATTGAAAAAATTACAGGCGGCCAACCCAGTGGCTGCCATCGATGAAACCAATTTAGAGGCCACCACCGATGCGCTGGCATTGGCCGAGGGCAAACAGATTTTTTTAAACACGTGTGCTTCCTGCCATCGCAAAGATGGTGGTGGGGATATTGGTCCTAATTTGACCGATGACTATTGGAAGCACGGTGGCACTATTAAGGATATTTTCAAAACCGTTCGCCACGGTGTGCAAGGCACCAATATGATTGCATGGGAAGGTGTGATTAGTCCTGAAAAAATGAAAAATGTTTCTAGCTATGTGCTCACGTTGCGCGGCACAAACCCAGCCAATCCTAAAAAGCCTGAAGGTGATCTAGTAAAACCTGAAACAAAACCCGAAGTAAAAGCAGATACGGTAAAGACACAGGCAAGTTTGTGA
- a CDS encoding cbb3-type cytochrome c oxidase subunit 3 produces MYKEVLRSIDNIEIWPIISFVIFFSFFIGLLWWTFSADKKFIDEMKRKPLQDESLSSNSLNPQP; encoded by the coding sequence ATGTACAAAGAAGTTCTTCGGTCCATCGACAACATCGAAATATGGCCCATCATTTCGTTTGTGATTTTCTTTTCCTTTTTCATCGGCTTACTGTGGTGGACTTTTTCGGCCGATAAAAAATTCATTGACGAAATGAAACGTAAACCCCTGCAAGATGAATCACTTTCTTCTAACTCATTAAATCCTCAACCATGA